The following proteins are encoded in a genomic region of Eriocheir sinensis breed Jianghai 21 unplaced genomic scaffold, ASM2467909v1 Scaffold1642, whole genome shotgun sequence:
- the LOC126990437 gene encoding putative surface protein SACOL0050 isoform X2, which produces MSNIDNTNGQKNSEQSEHPTRRARHLRRAGRRRRRQRRGAALVTITLLRRRGCWRALSSRRVAVFAFPEASGYISVPAPLDLEYLFRCSGKADAAAMQIKICVAYCRGATRKARVSLEEFLEALLHGGRPGSFHLYIYEDKVGLLQASQQFQALPTTWPLEQKTGKEKKATDTDDDATYNEWKDYLDKVFSVDDDEENTDNDVDTDNEWKVYLEKVFSVEDNDQAEVAHEDATDYECKEEVLSVDDDVANTDDDDDTYNEWKVYLEKVFSVEDNDQAEVAHENATDYECKEEVLSVDDDVANTDNDDDTYNEWKVYLEKVFSVEDNDQAEVAHENATDYECKEEVLSVDDDEENTDDDDDTYNGRKVLSETVLVDENNDLDEAVHEAEEAADMDGTAENEAFGDSVAEEKEASGDAAAEEEAPELGEASGSAAAEEDVPELDEASRSGHSATDREFSLQGDAPSPVAVSAASATASHAYRSLTVPHRFMARLTGPSIRLLEDLERSHDVSIVRVRRTLHIKGHRDAVLQCHRHMRGEIAEWRKQEAADAAEAQ; this is translated from the exons ATGTCAAACATAGACAATACAAATGGACAAAAAAATAGTGAGCAAAGTGAACATCCGACGCGCCGTGCTCGGCACCTGCGTCGTGCTGGCCGCCGACGGCGGCGCCAGCGGCGGGGCGCGGCCCTGGTGACCATCACCCTCCTCCGGCGTCGGGGGTGCTGGCGAGCCCTCAGCTCGCGGAGGGTGGCCGTCTTCGCCTTCCCGGAGGCGTCCGGCTACATCTCCGTCCCTGCCccgctggacctggagtacctcttcaggtgcagcggCAAGGCAGACGCCGCAGCCATGCAGATCAAGATCTGTGTGGCGTACTGCCGCGGTGCCACTCGCAAGGCCCGCGTGAGCCTGGAGGAATTCCTCGAGGCGCTGCTGCATGGAGGCCGACCTGGCAGTTTCCACCTGTACATCTACGAGGACAAGGTCGGCCTCCTGCAGGCCAGTCAGCAGTTCCAGGCTCTTCCAACAACATGGCCGCTGGAACAGAAAACTGGCAAAGAGAAGAAGGCCACTGACACTGACGATGATGCCACCTACAATGAGTGGAAAGATTACCTGGATAAGGTGTTCTCGGTGgacgatgatgaagaaaacaCCGACAATGATGTTGACACCGACAatgaatggaaagtttacctggAGAAGGTATTTTCGGTGGAAGATAACGACCAAGCCGAGGTGGCCCACGAGGATGCCACCGACTATGAGTGCAAGGAAGAG gtgctTTCGGTGGACGATGATGTAGCAAACACCGACGATGATGACGACACCTACAatgaatggaaagtttacctggAGAAGGTATTTTCGGTGGAAGATAACGACCAAGCCGAGGTGGCCCACGAGAATGCCACCGACTATGAGTGCAAGGAAGAGGTGCTTTCGGTGGACGATGATGTAGCAAACACCGACAATGATGACGACACCTACAatgaatggaaagtttacctggAGAAGGTATTTTCGGTGGAAGATAACGACCAAGCCGAGGTGGCCCACGAGAATGCCACCGACTATGAGTGCAAGGAAGAG GTGCTTTCGGTGgacgatgatgaagaaaacaCCGACGATGATGACGACACCTACAATGGTCGGAAGGTTCTCTCGGAAACGGTGCTTGTggatgaaaataacgaccttgACGAGGCAGTCCACGAGGCTGAGGAAGCCGCTGACATGGATGGCACTGCTGAAAACGAGGCCTTTGGTGACTCTGtcgcagaagagaaggaagcctctggtgacgctgccgcagaagaggaggctcCAGAGCTTGGGGAAGCCTCTGGTTCCGCCGCCGCAGAAGAGGATGTCCCCGAGCTTGATGAAGCCTCTCGGAGCGGTCACAGTGCCACAGACAGGGAGTTTTCCCTTCAGGGCGACGCCCCTTCACCAGTGGCCGTCTCTGCCGCCTCCGCCACAGCTTCACACGCTTACCGCAGCCTCACCGTGCCTCACAGATTCATGGCCCGCCTCACAGGTCCCAGCATCCGCCTGCTGGAGGATCTGGAGCGAAGCCATGACGTCAGCATCGTGCGGGTCAGGCGAACCCTTCACATCAAGGGCCACAGAGACGCCGTCCTGCAGTGCCACCGCCACATGCGCGGcgagatcgccgagtggcggaagcaAGAGGCCGCTGATGCTGCTGAGGCTCAGTAA
- the LOC126990437 gene encoding serine-aspartate repeat-containing protein F-like isoform X1, which produces MSNIDNTNGQKNSEQSEHPTRRARHLRRAGRRRRRQRRGAALVTITLLRRRGCWRALSSRRVAVFAFPEASGYISVPAPLDLEYLFRCSGKADAAAMQIKICVAYCRGATRKARVSLEEFLEALLHGGRPGSFHLYIYEDKVGLLQASQQFQALPTTWPLEQKTGKEKKATDTDDDATYNEWKDYLDKVFSVDDDEENTDNDVDTDNEWKVYLEKVFSVEDNDQAEVAHENTTDYECKEEEVLSVDDDVANTDDDDDTYNEWKVYLEKVFSVEDNDQAEVAHENATDYECKEEVLSVDDDVANTDNDDDTYNEWKVYLEKVFSVEDNDQAEVAHENATDYECKEEVLSVDDDEENTDDDDDTYNGRKVLSETVLVDENNDLDEAVHEAEEAADMDGTAENEAFGDSVAEEKEASGDAAAEEEAPELGEASGSAAAEEDVPELDEASRSGHSATDREFSLQGDAPSPVAVSAASATASHAYRSLTVPHRFMARLTGPSIRLLEDLERSHDVSIVRVRRTLHIKGHRDAVLQCHRHMRGEIAEWRKQEAADAAEAQ; this is translated from the exons ATGTCAAACATAGACAATACAAATGGACAAAAAAATAGTGAGCAAAGTGAACATCCGACGCGCCGTGCTCGGCACCTGCGTCGTGCTGGCCGCCGACGGCGGCGCCAGCGGCGGGGCGCGGCCCTGGTGACCATCACCCTCCTCCGGCGTCGGGGGTGCTGGCGAGCCCTCAGCTCGCGGAGGGTGGCCGTCTTCGCCTTCCCGGAGGCGTCCGGCTACATCTCCGTCCCTGCCccgctggacctggagtacctcttcaggtgcagcggCAAGGCAGACGCCGCAGCCATGCAGATCAAGATCTGTGTGGCGTACTGCCGCGGTGCCACTCGCAAGGCCCGCGTGAGCCTGGAGGAATTCCTCGAGGCGCTGCTGCATGGAGGCCGACCTGGCAGTTTCCACCTGTACATCTACGAGGACAAGGTCGGCCTCCTGCAGGCCAGTCAGCAGTTCCAGGCTCTTCCAACAACATGGCCGCTGGAACAGAAAACTGGCAAAGAGAAGAAGGCCACTGACACTGACGATGATGCCACCTACAATGAGTGGAAAGATTACCTGGATAAGGTGTTCTCGGTGgacgatgatgaagaaaacaCCGACAATGATGTTGACACCGACAatgaatggaaagtttacctggAGAAG GTATTTTCGGTGGAAGATAACGACCAAGCCGAGGTGGCCCACGAGAATACCACCGACTATGAgtgcaaggaggaagaggtgctTTCGGTGGACGATGATGTAGCAAACACCGACGATGATGACGACACCTACAatgaatggaaagtttacctggAGAAGGTATTTTCGGTGGAAGATAACGACCAAGCCGAGGTGGCCCACGAGAATGCCACCGACTATGAGTGCAAGGAAGAGGTGCTTTCGGTGGACGATGATGTAGCAAACACCGACAATGATGACGACACCTACAatgaatggaaagtttacctggAGAAGGTATTTTCGGTGGAAGATAACGACCAAGCCGAGGTGGCCCACGAGAATGCCACCGACTATGAGTGCAAGGAAGAG GTGCTTTCGGTGgacgatgatgaagaaaacaCCGACGATGATGACGACACCTACAATGGTCGGAAGGTTCTCTCGGAAACGGTGCTTGTggatgaaaataacgaccttgACGAGGCAGTCCACGAGGCTGAGGAAGCCGCTGACATGGATGGCACTGCTGAAAACGAGGCCTTTGGTGACTCTGtcgcagaagagaaggaagcctctggtgacgctgccgcagaagaggaggctcCAGAGCTTGGGGAAGCCTCTGGTTCCGCCGCCGCAGAAGAGGATGTCCCCGAGCTTGATGAAGCCTCTCGGAGCGGTCACAGTGCCACAGACAGGGAGTTTTCCCTTCAGGGCGACGCCCCTTCACCAGTGGCCGTCTCTGCCGCCTCCGCCACAGCTTCACACGCTTACCGCAGCCTCACCGTGCCTCACAGATTCATGGCCCGCCTCACAGGTCCCAGCATCCGCCTGCTGGAGGATCTGGAGCGAAGCCATGACGTCAGCATCGTGCGGGTCAGGCGAACCCTTCACATCAAGGGCCACAGAGACGCCGTCCTGCAGTGCCACCGCCACATGCGCGGcgagatcgccgagtggcggaagcaAGAGGCCGCTGATGCTGCTGAGGCTCAGTAA
- the LOC126990437 gene encoding uncharacterized protein LOC126990437 isoform X5 codes for MSNIDNTNGQKNSEQSEHPTRRARHLRRAGRRRRRQRRGAALVTITLLRRRGCWRALSSRRVAVFAFPEASGYISVPAPLDLEYLFRCSGKADAAAMQIKICVAYCRGATRKARVSLEEFLEALLHGGRPGSFHLYIYEDKVGLLQASQQFQALPTTWPLEQKTGKEKKATDTDDDATYNEWKDYLDKVFSVDDDEENTDNDVDTDNEWKVYLEKVFSVEDNDQAEVAHEDATDYECKEEVLSVDDDEENTDDDDDTYNGRKVLSETVLVDENNDLDEAVHEAEEAADMDGTAENEAFGDSVAEEKEASGDAAAEEEAPELGEASGSAAAEEDVPELDEASRSGHSATDREFSLQGDAPSPVAVSAASATASHAYRSLTVPHRFMARLTGPSIRLLEDLERSHDVSIVRVRRTLHIKGHRDAVLQCHRHMRGEIAEWRKQEAADAAEAQ; via the exons ATGTCAAACATAGACAATACAAATGGACAAAAAAATAGTGAGCAAAGTGAACATCCGACGCGCCGTGCTCGGCACCTGCGTCGTGCTGGCCGCCGACGGCGGCGCCAGCGGCGGGGCGCGGCCCTGGTGACCATCACCCTCCTCCGGCGTCGGGGGTGCTGGCGAGCCCTCAGCTCGCGGAGGGTGGCCGTCTTCGCCTTCCCGGAGGCGTCCGGCTACATCTCCGTCCCTGCCccgctggacctggagtacctcttcaggtgcagcggCAAGGCAGACGCCGCAGCCATGCAGATCAAGATCTGTGTGGCGTACTGCCGCGGTGCCACTCGCAAGGCCCGCGTGAGCCTGGAGGAATTCCTCGAGGCGCTGCTGCATGGAGGCCGACCTGGCAGTTTCCACCTGTACATCTACGAGGACAAGGTCGGCCTCCTGCAGGCCAGTCAGCAGTTCCAGGCTCTTCCAACAACATGGCCGCTGGAACAGAAAACTGGCAAAGAGAAGAAGGCCACTGACACTGACGATGATGCCACCTACAATGAGTGGAAAGATTACCTGGATAAGGTGTTCTCGGTGgacgatgatgaagaaaacaCCGACAATGATGTTGACACCGACAatgaatggaaagtttacctggAGAAGGTATTTTCGGTGGAAGATAACGACCAAGCCGAGGTGGCCCACGAGGATGCCACCGACTATGAGTGCAAGGAAGAG GTGCTTTCGGTGgacgatgatgaagaaaacaCCGACGATGATGACGACACCTACAATGGTCGGAAGGTTCTCTCGGAAACGGTGCTTGTggatgaaaataacgaccttgACGAGGCAGTCCACGAGGCTGAGGAAGCCGCTGACATGGATGGCACTGCTGAAAACGAGGCCTTTGGTGACTCTGtcgcagaagagaaggaagcctctggtgacgctgccgcagaagaggaggctcCAGAGCTTGGGGAAGCCTCTGGTTCCGCCGCCGCAGAAGAGGATGTCCCCGAGCTTGATGAAGCCTCTCGGAGCGGTCACAGTGCCACAGACAGGGAGTTTTCCCTTCAGGGCGACGCCCCTTCACCAGTGGCCGTCTCTGCCGCCTCCGCCACAGCTTCACACGCTTACCGCAGCCTCACCGTGCCTCACAGATTCATGGCCCGCCTCACAGGTCCCAGCATCCGCCTGCTGGAGGATCTGGAGCGAAGCCATGACGTCAGCATCGTGCGGGTCAGGCGAACCCTTCACATCAAGGGCCACAGAGACGCCGTCCTGCAGTGCCACCGCCACATGCGCGGcgagatcgccgagtggcggaagcaAGAGGCCGCTGATGCTGCTGAGGCTCAGTAA
- the LOC126990437 gene encoding serine-aspartate repeat-containing protein F-like isoform X3 — translation MSNIDNTNGQKNSEQSEHPTRRARHLRRAGRRRRRQRRGAALVTITLLRRRGCWRALSSRRVAVFAFPEASGYISVPAPLDLEYLFRCSGKADAAAMQIKICVAYCRGATRKARVSLEEFLEALLHGGRPGSFHLYIYEDKVGLLQASQQFQALPTTWPLEQKTGKEKKATDTDDDATYNEWKDYLDKVFSVDDDEENTDNDVDTDNEWKVYLEKVFSVEDNDQAEVAHENTTDYECKEEEVLSVDDDVANTDDDDDTYNEWKVYLEKVFSVEDNDQAEVAHENATDYECKEEVLSVDDDEENTDDDDDTYNGRKVLSETVLVDENNDLDEAVHEAEEAADMDGTAENEAFGDSVAEEKEASGDAAAEEEAPELGEASGSAAAEEDVPELDEASRSGHSATDREFSLQGDAPSPVAVSAASATASHAYRSLTVPHRFMARLTGPSIRLLEDLERSHDVSIVRVRRTLHIKGHRDAVLQCHRHMRGEIAEWRKQEAADAAEAQ, via the exons ATGTCAAACATAGACAATACAAATGGACAAAAAAATAGTGAGCAAAGTGAACATCCGACGCGCCGTGCTCGGCACCTGCGTCGTGCTGGCCGCCGACGGCGGCGCCAGCGGCGGGGCGCGGCCCTGGTGACCATCACCCTCCTCCGGCGTCGGGGGTGCTGGCGAGCCCTCAGCTCGCGGAGGGTGGCCGTCTTCGCCTTCCCGGAGGCGTCCGGCTACATCTCCGTCCCTGCCccgctggacctggagtacctcttcaggtgcagcggCAAGGCAGACGCCGCAGCCATGCAGATCAAGATCTGTGTGGCGTACTGCCGCGGTGCCACTCGCAAGGCCCGCGTGAGCCTGGAGGAATTCCTCGAGGCGCTGCTGCATGGAGGCCGACCTGGCAGTTTCCACCTGTACATCTACGAGGACAAGGTCGGCCTCCTGCAGGCCAGTCAGCAGTTCCAGGCTCTTCCAACAACATGGCCGCTGGAACAGAAAACTGGCAAAGAGAAGAAGGCCACTGACACTGACGATGATGCCACCTACAATGAGTGGAAAGATTACCTGGATAAGGTGTTCTCGGTGgacgatgatgaagaaaacaCCGACAATGATGTTGACACCGACAatgaatggaaagtttacctggAGAAG GTATTTTCGGTGGAAGATAACGACCAAGCCGAGGTGGCCCACGAGAATACCACCGACTATGAgtgcaaggaggaagaggtgctTTCGGTGGACGATGATGTAGCAAACACCGACGATGATGACGACACCTACAatgaatggaaagtttacctggAGAAGGTATTTTCGGTGGAAGATAACGACCAAGCCGAGGTGGCCCACGAGAATGCCACCGACTATGAGTGCAAGGAAGAG GTGCTTTCGGTGgacgatgatgaagaaaacaCCGACGATGATGACGACACCTACAATGGTCGGAAGGTTCTCTCGGAAACGGTGCTTGTggatgaaaataacgaccttgACGAGGCAGTCCACGAGGCTGAGGAAGCCGCTGACATGGATGGCACTGCTGAAAACGAGGCCTTTGGTGACTCTGtcgcagaagagaaggaagcctctggtgacgctgccgcagaagaggaggctcCAGAGCTTGGGGAAGCCTCTGGTTCCGCCGCCGCAGAAGAGGATGTCCCCGAGCTTGATGAAGCCTCTCGGAGCGGTCACAGTGCCACAGACAGGGAGTTTTCCCTTCAGGGCGACGCCCCTTCACCAGTGGCCGTCTCTGCCGCCTCCGCCACAGCTTCACACGCTTACCGCAGCCTCACCGTGCCTCACAGATTCATGGCCCGCCTCACAGGTCCCAGCATCCGCCTGCTGGAGGATCTGGAGCGAAGCCATGACGTCAGCATCGTGCGGGTCAGGCGAACCCTTCACATCAAGGGCCACAGAGACGCCGTCCTGCAGTGCCACCGCCACATGCGCGGcgagatcgccgagtggcggaagcaAGAGGCCGCTGATGCTGCTGAGGCTCAGTAA
- the LOC126990437 gene encoding uncharacterized protein LOC126990437 isoform X4: MSNIDNTNGQKNSEQSEHPTRRARHLRRAGRRRRRQRRGAALVTITLLRRRGCWRALSSRRVAVFAFPEASGYISVPAPLDLEYLFRCSGKADAAAMQIKICVAYCRGATRKARVSLEEFLEALLHGGRPGSFHLYIYEDKVGLLQASQQFQALPTTWPLEQKTGKEKKATDTDDDATYNEWKDYLDKVFSVDDDEENTDNDVDTDNEWKVYLEKVFSVEDNDQAEVAHEDATDYECKEEVLSVDDDVANTDNDDDTYNEWKVYLEKVFSVEDNDQAEVAHENATDYECKEEVLSVDDDEENTDDDDDTYNGRKVLSETVLVDENNDLDEAVHEAEEAADMDGTAENEAFGDSVAEEKEASGDAAAEEEAPELGEASGSAAAEEDVPELDEASRSGHSATDREFSLQGDAPSPVAVSAASATASHAYRSLTVPHRFMARLTGPSIRLLEDLERSHDVSIVRVRRTLHIKGHRDAVLQCHRHMRGEIAEWRKQEAADAAEAQ, from the exons ATGTCAAACATAGACAATACAAATGGACAAAAAAATAGTGAGCAAAGTGAACATCCGACGCGCCGTGCTCGGCACCTGCGTCGTGCTGGCCGCCGACGGCGGCGCCAGCGGCGGGGCGCGGCCCTGGTGACCATCACCCTCCTCCGGCGTCGGGGGTGCTGGCGAGCCCTCAGCTCGCGGAGGGTGGCCGTCTTCGCCTTCCCGGAGGCGTCCGGCTACATCTCCGTCCCTGCCccgctggacctggagtacctcttcaggtgcagcggCAAGGCAGACGCCGCAGCCATGCAGATCAAGATCTGTGTGGCGTACTGCCGCGGTGCCACTCGCAAGGCCCGCGTGAGCCTGGAGGAATTCCTCGAGGCGCTGCTGCATGGAGGCCGACCTGGCAGTTTCCACCTGTACATCTACGAGGACAAGGTCGGCCTCCTGCAGGCCAGTCAGCAGTTCCAGGCTCTTCCAACAACATGGCCGCTGGAACAGAAAACTGGCAAAGAGAAGAAGGCCACTGACACTGACGATGATGCCACCTACAATGAGTGGAAAGATTACCTGGATAAGGTGTTCTCGGTGgacgatgatgaagaaaacaCCGACAATGATGTTGACACCGACAatgaatggaaagtttacctggAGAAGGTATTTTCGGTGGAAGATAACGACCAAGCCGAGGTGGCCCACGAGGATGCCACCGACTATGAGTGCAAGGAAGAG GTGCTTTCGGTGGACGATGATGTAGCAAACACCGACAATGATGACGACACCTACAatgaatggaaagtttacctggAGAAGGTATTTTCGGTGGAAGATAACGACCAAGCCGAGGTGGCCCACGAGAATGCCACCGACTATGAGTGCAAGGAAGAG GTGCTTTCGGTGgacgatgatgaagaaaacaCCGACGATGATGACGACACCTACAATGGTCGGAAGGTTCTCTCGGAAACGGTGCTTGTggatgaaaataacgaccttgACGAGGCAGTCCACGAGGCTGAGGAAGCCGCTGACATGGATGGCACTGCTGAAAACGAGGCCTTTGGTGACTCTGtcgcagaagagaaggaagcctctggtgacgctgccgcagaagaggaggctcCAGAGCTTGGGGAAGCCTCTGGTTCCGCCGCCGCAGAAGAGGATGTCCCCGAGCTTGATGAAGCCTCTCGGAGCGGTCACAGTGCCACAGACAGGGAGTTTTCCCTTCAGGGCGACGCCCCTTCACCAGTGGCCGTCTCTGCCGCCTCCGCCACAGCTTCACACGCTTACCGCAGCCTCACCGTGCCTCACAGATTCATGGCCCGCCTCACAGGTCCCAGCATCCGCCTGCTGGAGGATCTGGAGCGAAGCCATGACGTCAGCATCGTGCGGGTCAGGCGAACCCTTCACATCAAGGGCCACAGAGACGCCGTCCTGCAGTGCCACCGCCACATGCGCGGcgagatcgccgagtggcggaagcaAGAGGCCGCTGATGCTGCTGAGGCTCAGTAA